The Thermodesulfovibrionales bacterium genome window below encodes:
- the recA gene encoding recombinase RecA produces the protein MTKEKLKSLETAISQIEKAFGKGVIMRLGSEEAIEPLPVISTGSLSLDIATGVGGYPRGRVIEIFGPESSGKTTLALSAIAEAQKAGGIAAFIDAEHALDINYAKKLGVKIEDLLVSQPDTGEQALEIAEALVRSNAVDIIVIDSVAALVPKAEIEGEMGDSLPGLQARLMSQALRKLTSAISKSQTTVIFINQIRMKIGVMFGNPETTTGGTALKFYATMRLDIRRVENLKESADTVGGRVRVKIVKNKVAPPFKQAEFDIYFDEGISREGEILDLGVEKGIIEKAGSWFSYNGQRIGQGRESAREYLKNNPKVRDEIEKKIKEAAGILKSEVRAT, from the coding sequence ATGACAAAAGAAAAACTCAAATCCCTTGAAACAGCAATATCTCAGATAGAAAAGGCCTTTGGTAAAGGCGTTATAATGAGGCTTGGCTCTGAAGAGGCAATAGAGCCATTACCTGTAATCTCCACGGGCTCTTTAAGCCTTGACATTGCAACAGGTGTTGGCGGATATCCCCGTGGAAGGGTCATAGAGATCTTCGGACCTGAGTCATCTGGTAAAACTACCCTTGCCCTTAGTGCCATTGCAGAGGCTCAGAAGGCTGGTGGAATAGCTGCCTTTATAGATGCAGAACATGCCCTTGATATAAATTATGCTAAAAAACTCGGTGTAAAGATAGAAGACCTCCTTGTATCCCAGCCAGACACAGGTGAACAGGCCCTTGAGATTGCAGAAGCTCTTGTAAGGAGCAATGCAGTTGATATCATAGTAATAGACTCTGTGGCAGCCCTTGTGCCAAAGGCAGAGATAGAGGGTGAGATGGGTGACAGTCTTCCGGGTCTTCAGGCACGACTTATGAGTCAGGCATTAAGAAAACTCACCTCAGCGATATCAAAATCCCAGACCACTGTTATATTCATCAATCAGATAAGAATGAAGATTGGTGTAATGTTTGGAAATCCTGAGACAACTACAGGTGGCACAGCCTTGAAGTTCTATGCAACAATGAGACTTGATATAAGAAGGGTGGAAAATCTCAAGGAGTCTGCTGATACTGTTGGTGGAAGGGTAAGGGTTAAGATTGTAAAAAACAAAGTAGCTCCACCATTTAAACAGGCTGAATTTGATATATATTTTGATGAAGGCATATCCCGTGAAGGCGAGATACTTGACCTGGGGGTTGAAAAAGGGATAATAGAAAAGGCAGGCTCATGGTTCAGCTATAACGGTCAGAGGATCGGTCAGGGAAGGGAAAGTGCAAGAGAATACCTCAAAAACAATCCAAAGGTCAGAGACGAAATAGAGAAAAAGATAAAAGAAGCTGCCGGAATACTTAAGTCAGAAGTCAGGGCAACATAA